The following coding sequences lie in one Serratia symbiotica genomic window:
- the leuS gene encoding Leucine--tRNA ligase — protein MREQYCPKDIESNVQIHWKKNKTFKVIEDLSKEKYYCLSMLPYPSGKLHMGHVRNYTIGDVISRYQRMLGKNVLNPIGWDAFGLPAENAAIKNKISPSLWTYNNIKYMKKQLKLLGFSYDWDREIITCKPNYYKWEQWFFINLYKKGLVYKKKSEVNWCPYDLTVLANEQVINGNCWRCDTKVIYKKIPQWFIKITNYADQLLNDLNNLKKWPEQVKTMQRNWIGRSSGVDITFNLTNSNQTLTVYTTRPDIFMGATYIIISVYHPLIKKNIYKNLKLMKFIQYCYKIKILDIEMEKIIKKGMPTGLFVIHPLNGEQLPIWVVNFISIKCKINAMIIVPAHNQNDWEFAKKYYLPIKPVILNYDGSEPNIKKSAMIKSGKLFNSGEFNGLHNQNNMNDIIDKLILKGIAKYKVHYRLRDWVISRQRYWGTPIPMITLKNNIIIPVSKDKLPVILPEDIVINGITSPITTNDKWSKVYINNQLAFRETDTFDTFIESSWYYARYTCPDYHDGMLDSRAVNYWLPIDQYIGGIEHAIMHLMYFRFFHKLMRDMGLVKFNEPAKKLLCQGMVLADAFYYINTNGSRIWISSENVIVTRNNKGSIIKAMDLQGRILVYAGMNKMSKSKNNGIDPQDVIEKYGADTVRLFIMFAAPVEMTLEWKESGIKGVHRFLKRLWKITYHHIKNSKFKPLSIIKLNKYQKDIRYHLHKTISKVSDDIGRRQTFNTAISSIMELVNKLENKLLTDILNYYLLQEILLAVVRMLYPFTPHISFVLWKELGGKGDIDTASWPVIDKEAIIKDYMLIVIQVNGKVRAKINVSINATQEEIRMCAIKEDKVSKYLEGVIIRNVIYIPGKLLNLVVN, from the coding sequence ATGCGAGAACAATATTGTCCAAAAGATATTGAATCGAATGTACAGATTCATTGGAAAAAGAATAAAACTTTTAAAGTTATTGAAGATCTTTCAAAAGAAAAATATTATTGTTTATCTATGTTACCATATCCATCTGGTAAATTACATATGGGTCATGTTCGTAATTATACTATTGGTGATGTAATTTCACGTTATCAACGTATGTTAGGTAAAAATGTTTTAAATCCAATAGGTTGGGATGCTTTTGGTCTTCCTGCAGAAAATGCTGCAATAAAAAACAAAATATCTCCATCTTTATGGACATATAATAATATTAAATATATGAAAAAACAATTAAAATTACTTGGTTTTAGTTACGATTGGGATCGTGAAATTATTACTTGTAAACCAAATTATTATAAATGGGAACAATGGTTTTTTATAAATCTTTATAAAAAAGGTTTAGTATATAAAAAAAAATCAGAAGTAAATTGGTGTCCGTATGATCTTACTGTATTAGCTAATGAACAAGTTATTAATGGTAATTGTTGGCGTTGTGATACTAAGGTTATATATAAAAAAATTCCACAATGGTTTATTAAAATTACTAATTATGCTGATCAATTACTTAATGATTTAAATAATTTAAAAAAATGGCCAGAACAAGTTAAAACTATGCAACGTAATTGGATTGGTAGATCTTCAGGAGTAGATATTACTTTTAATCTTACTAATAGTAATCAAACTTTAACAGTATATACTACTCGTCCAGATATTTTTATGGGTGCAACTTATATAATAATATCTGTTTATCATCCATTAATCAAAAAAAATATATATAAAAATTTAAAATTAATGAAATTTATTCAGTATTGTTACAAAATAAAAATTTTAGATATAGAAATGGAAAAAATTATAAAAAAAGGTATGCCTACAGGTCTTTTTGTTATTCATCCTTTAAATGGAGAACAGTTACCTATTTGGGTTGTAAATTTTATTTCAATAAAATGTAAAATTAATGCAATGATAATAGTACCGGCACATAATCAGAATGATTGGGAATTTGCTAAAAAATATTATTTACCAATTAAACCAGTTATTTTAAATTATGATGGTAGTGAACCTAATATTAAAAAATCAGCAATGATAAAATCAGGTAAATTATTTAATTCTGGTGAATTTAATGGTTTACATAATCAGAATAATATGAATGATATTATTGATAAATTAATTTTAAAAGGTATAGCTAAATATAAAGTTCATTATCGTTTACGTGATTGGGTAATTTCTCGTCAACGATATTGGGGTACACCAATTCCAATGATAACATTAAAAAATAATATTATTATACCAGTATCAAAAGATAAATTACCAGTAATCTTACCAGAAGATATAGTTATAAATGGTATTACTAGTCCTATAACAACTAATGATAAATGGTCAAAAGTTTATATTAATAATCAATTAGCATTTCGTGAAACTGATACTTTTGATACATTTATAGAATCTTCTTGGTATTATGCACGTTATACTTGTCCAGATTATCATGATGGAATGTTAGATTCAAGAGCTGTAAATTATTGGCTTCCTATTGATCAATATATTGGTGGTATTGAACATGCTATAATGCATTTAATGTATTTTCGTTTTTTTCATAAATTAATGCGAGATATGGGATTAGTAAAATTTAATGAACCAGCTAAAAAATTATTATGTCAAGGTATGGTGTTAGCTGATGCTTTTTATTACATTAATACTAATGGTTCGCGTATATGGATTTCTTCTGAAAATGTTATTGTTACACGTAATAATAAAGGTTCTATTATTAAAGCAATGGATTTACAAGGACGTATATTAGTTTATGCTGGAATGAATAAGATGTCAAAATCTAAAAATAATGGTATTGATCCACAAGATGTTATTGAAAAATATGGTGCAGATACTGTACGTTTATTTATAATGTTTGCTGCTCCTGTTGAAATGACATTAGAATGGAAAGAATCTGGTATAAAAGGAGTGCATCGTTTTTTAAAACGTTTATGGAAAATAACTTATCATCATATTAAAAATAGTAAATTTAAACCATTAAGTATAATTAAATTAAATAAATATCAAAAAGATATTCGTTATCATTTACATAAAACTATCTCTAAGGTAAGTGATGATATTGGTCGTAGACAAACTTTTAATACTGCAATATCTTCTATTATGGAATTAGTAAATAAATTAGAAAATAAATTGTTAACTGATATATTAAATTATTATTTATTACAAGAAATTCTTTTAGCTGTAGTACGTATGCTTTATCCATTTACACCGCATATAAGTTTTGTGTTATGGAAAGAATTAGGTGGTAAAGGTGATATTGATACTGCATCTTGGCCGGTTATTGATAAAGAAGCTATAATTAAAGATTATATGTTAATTGTTATACAAGTTAATGGTAAAGTTCGTGCAAAAATCAATGTATCAATAAATGCTACTCAAGAAGAAATTCGTATGTGTGCTATTAAAGAAGATAAAGTATCTAAATATTTAGAGGGTGTGATAATTCGTAATGTAATTTATATTCCAGGTAAATTATTAAATTTAGTAGTAAATTAA
- the thiI gene encoding tRNA sulfurtransferase — MKLIIKLFPEITIKSKSVRIRFIKILSNNIRNVLKKYINILTIIYYWDYIEIYTKNKENYEIIIKLLIYIPGIHHILLIKDFIFTDMNSIFQKTLIFYHKKLLEKKFCVRVKRQGKQNFTSQDLECYLGKKLIQNVKNSNVNLTNPDIIINLEIKDKKLILIKKRFEGICGYPIGTQEDVLSLISGGFDSGVSSYMMMRRGCRVHFCFFNLGGTEHEIGVKNIAYYLWNRFSSSHKLNFFNINFIPILNEILEKTDKSYMGVILKRMMIKAASKIAKLYKINALITGESLGQVSSQTLSNLNSINNISNILILRPLISYDKEQIIKISRIIGTENLTKNIPEYCQIISKKPTVKAIKSKIEYEEKKINFITFNKVINETKKSFIHNHKKTKIINIETVKKINKNDIILDLRLNEDSLKKPLKLKNVEIKSLPFYKLQNQFKNLDQNKTYLLYCEKGFMSRIQALYLIEHGYNNIKIYNP, encoded by the coding sequence ATGAAACTAATTATTAAATTATTTCCAGAAATTACTATAAAAAGTAAATCTGTACGTATACGTTTTATTAAAATTCTTTCAAATAATATTCGTAATGTTTTAAAAAAATATATTAATATATTAACTATAATTTATTATTGGGATTACATTGAGATTTATACAAAAAACAAAGAAAATTACGAAATAATTATTAAATTATTAATATATATTCCTGGTATTCATCATATTTTATTAATAAAAGATTTTATCTTTACTGATATGAATAGTATTTTTCAAAAAACTTTAATTTTTTATCATAAAAAATTATTAGAAAAAAAATTTTGTGTACGAGTAAAAAGACAAGGAAAACAAAATTTTACTTCACAAGATCTAGAATGTTATTTAGGTAAAAAATTAATACAAAATGTTAAGAATTCAAATGTAAATCTTACTAATCCAGATATCATAATAAATTTAGAAATTAAAGATAAAAAATTAATATTAATAAAAAAACGTTTTGAAGGTATTTGTGGTTATCCTATTGGTACTCAAGAAGATGTATTATCATTAATTTCTGGTGGTTTTGATTCAGGAGTATCTAGTTATATGATGATGAGAAGAGGATGTCGTGTACATTTTTGTTTTTTTAATTTAGGTGGAACAGAACATGAAATTGGTGTTAAAAATATAGCATATTATTTATGGAATCGTTTTTCTAGTTCACATAAATTAAATTTTTTTAATATTAATTTTATACCAATATTAAATGAAATATTAGAAAAAACAGATAAAAGTTATATGGGAGTAATATTAAAACGTATGATGATAAAAGCTGCTTCAAAAATTGCAAAACTTTATAAAATAAATGCTTTAATAACGGGAGAATCATTAGGACAAGTTTCTAGTCAAACATTAAGTAATTTAAATTCAATTAATAATATTTCTAATATACTTATATTACGTCCATTAATTTCTTATGATAAAGAACAAATTATTAAAATTTCACGTATTATTGGTACTGAAAATCTTACAAAAAATATACCAGAATATTGTCAAATAATTTCCAAAAAACCTACAGTAAAAGCTATAAAAAGCAAAATTGAATATGAAGAAAAAAAAATAAATTTTATTACATTCAATAAAGTAATAAATGAAACAAAAAAAAGTTTTATTCACAATCATAAAAAAACAAAAATTATAAATATAGAAACTGTAAAAAAAATTAATAAAAATGATATAATTCTTGATCTTAGATTAAATGAAGATTCATTAAAAAAACCTTTAAAATTAAAAAATGTTGAAATTAAATCCTTACCATTTTATAAATTACAGAATCAATTTAAAAATTTAGATCAAAATAAAACTTATCTTTTATATTGCGAAAAAGGTTTTATGAGCCGTATTCAAGCATTATATTTAATAGAACATGGTTATAATAATATTAAAATTTATAATCCATAA
- the dxs gene encoding 1-deoxy-D-xylulose-5-phosphate synthase, whose amino-acid sequence MNFDIKKYPILTSVNNPIELRLLSIDNLPQLCNELRQYLLESVSCSSGHFASGLGIIELTVALHYSYNTPFDRLVWDTGHQAYPHKILTGRRNYISTIRKKNGLHPFPWRFESEYDVLSVGHSSTSISATLGIAAAAKYEGLGRRALCVIGDGAITAGMAFEAINHAGDINLDILVILNDNKMSISKNVGALNHHLAQLLSSKFYLKLRKKSKKIFFNISYIQKLLKYIKKYLKGIVLSCSIFEELGFNYIGPVDGHDVRNLSIILNNMRYLKGPQLLHIITKKGYGYKPAEKDPISFHSVPKFNLISGKLPKIINKLPSYSEIFGEWLCETAATDRMLMAITPAMREGSGMVKFSRDYPNQYFDVAIAEQHAVTFAAGLAIGGYKPVVAIYSTFLQRSYDQLIHDVAIQQLPIMFAIDRGGIVGSDGQTHQGAFDLSFLRCIPTMVIMTPSDENECRQMLYTGYHYNDGPSVVRYPRGTGIGIPLKPLNKLQIGKGRIQRIGKNIAILNFGTLLAEAIKVAEALNATLVDMRFVKPLDKSLIFKMVKSHKVLVTLEENAVFGGAGSGVNELLMANRYMSLVLNIGLPDNFIKSGTQEEIRSELKLNASGIQRQVETWLEKQYFIFNIYK is encoded by the coding sequence ATGAATTTTGATATAAAAAAATATCCAATTCTAACCTCAGTAAATAATCCTATTGAACTTCGTTTATTATCAATAGATAATTTACCTCAGTTATGTAATGAATTACGTCAGTATTTACTTGAAAGTGTAAGTTGTTCTAGTGGTCATTTTGCATCTGGTTTAGGTATTATTGAATTAACAGTAGCTTTACATTATAGTTATAATACTCCATTTGATCGTTTAGTATGGGATACTGGGCACCAAGCTTATCCTCATAAAATTTTAACTGGTCGTCGTAATTATATTTCTACTATTCGAAAAAAAAACGGATTACATCCATTTCCTTGGAGATTTGAAAGTGAATATGATGTATTATCTGTTGGTCATTCATCAACTTCGATTAGTGCAACTCTTGGTATTGCAGCAGCAGCTAAATATGAAGGGTTAGGTCGTCGTGCTTTATGCGTTATAGGTGATGGTGCTATTACTGCAGGAATGGCATTTGAAGCTATAAATCATGCTGGAGATATTAATTTAGATATATTAGTGATATTAAATGATAATAAAATGTCAATTTCAAAAAATGTGGGAGCATTAAATCATCATTTAGCTCAGTTATTATCTAGTAAGTTTTATTTGAAATTACGTAAAAAAAGTAAAAAAATATTTTTTAATATATCATATATTCAAAAATTATTAAAATATATTAAAAAATATTTAAAAGGAATAGTGCTATCTTGTAGTATATTTGAAGAATTAGGTTTTAATTATATTGGTCCAGTTGATGGACATGATGTACGAAATTTAAGTATTATACTTAATAATATGCGTTATTTAAAAGGTCCACAATTATTACATATTATAACTAAAAAAGGATATGGGTATAAACCAGCAGAAAAAGATCCAATTAGTTTTCATTCAGTTCCAAAATTTAATTTAATTAGTGGTAAATTACCTAAAATTATAAATAAATTACCTAGTTATTCAGAAATTTTTGGTGAATGGTTATGTGAAACAGCTGCTACAGATAGAATGTTAATGGCTATTACGCCAGCAATGCGTGAAGGTTCTGGTATGGTAAAATTTTCACGTGATTATCCTAATCAATATTTTGATGTAGCTATTGCTGAACAGCATGCAGTAACTTTTGCTGCTGGATTAGCTATAGGTGGTTATAAACCAGTAGTAGCTATTTATTCTACTTTTTTGCAGCGTTCTTATGATCAATTAATTCATGATGTAGCAATTCAACAACTTCCTATTATGTTTGCTATTGATCGTGGTGGGATTGTTGGATCTGATGGTCAAACTCATCAAGGTGCTTTTGATTTGTCTTTTTTACGTTGTATACCTACTATGGTTATTATGACTCCTAGTGATGAAAATGAATGTCGTCAAATGTTATATACTGGTTATCATTATAATGACGGTCCAAGTGTAGTACGTTATCCAAGAGGTACAGGTATTGGTATACCATTAAAACCACTTAATAAATTACAGATTGGAAAAGGTAGAATACAAAGAATTGGTAAAAATATTGCTATTCTTAATTTTGGTACTTTATTAGCAGAAGCTATTAAAGTAGCTGAAGCACTTAATGCTACTTTAGTAGATATGCGGTTTGTTAAACCACTTGATAAAAGTTTAATTTTTAAAATGGTAAAAAGTCATAAAGTATTAGTAACATTAGAAGAAAATGCTGTTTTTGGAGGTGCTGGTAGTGGTGTGAATGAATTATTAATGGCTAATCGTTATATGTCTTTAGTATTAAATATTGGTCTTCCAGATAATTTTATAAAATCAGGAACTCAAGAAGAAATACGTTCTGAATTAAAATTAAATGCTTCTGGTATTCAACGTCAAGTTGAAACTTGGTTAGAAAAACAATATTTTATTTTTAATATATATAAATAA
- the ycbZ gene encoding Putative Lon protease homolog produces the protein MINNELNWQSLIPNIKPYIKIFDIADQLQSISFSTIQPKLQNALITFCHSKSTLRFMLLKSQDTEEYLSLISRVVKKLFVKNTAFKGSNYIIKDNNIYIETTNCNNLPFSANGYCIFQNWIELEDLFGCVRFYNNKINLQPGLLHKANGGILILSVNSLLAQPLLWFRVKKMIIQGQFYWISQDKSCPLPINIPPMPLELRLIIVGNRDKLADFYNLEPKLNNQSIYGEYEDFLELNEINDMSHWCSYINTFIKEKKLPFLESKAWSILLINAIRYTGDKKILPLSLQWINKQLIEASLYTKKDIITAESLKHSTNLRIWRESYFKECIQNEINWNYIFIKTEGKIIGQINGLSILDYPGYPYSIGVPLRISCVIYFGNSEFIDVERQVELGGNLHAKSIMIIQSFLLSELNLNYALPFSFSIVFEQSYGEVDGDSASLAILCVLISALSQKPISQQIAVTGSIDQFGNVQLIDGINEKIESFFEICLRRGLTGNQGVILPTANVRHLCLNKDIVYAVRNKKFHLWTVNTVSEALKILTGYSYSNKEQPNLLMMIKKRISKINYPEKYYWSWLFRWFN, from the coding sequence TTGATTAATAATGAATTAAACTGGCAATCTTTGATTCCAAATATAAAACCTTATATAAAAATATTTGATATAGCGGATCAATTACAATCTATATCTTTTTCTACTATTCAACCTAAATTACAAAATGCATTAATAACATTTTGTCATTCTAAATCGACATTACGATTTATGTTATTAAAATCACAAGATACAGAAGAATATTTATCTTTAATTTCTCGTGTAGTTAAAAAATTATTTGTAAAAAATACTGCTTTTAAAGGTAGTAATTATATAATTAAAGATAATAATATTTATATTGAAACAACTAATTGTAATAATTTACCTTTTTCTGCTAATGGATATTGTATTTTTCAGAATTGGATAGAATTAGAAGATCTTTTTGGTTGTGTTCGATTTTATAATAATAAGATAAATTTACAACCAGGTTTATTACATAAAGCTAATGGTGGTATATTAATTCTTTCTGTTAATTCTTTATTAGCTCAGCCATTATTATGGTTTAGAGTTAAAAAAATGATTATACAAGGTCAATTTTATTGGATTTCTCAAGATAAATCATGTCCATTACCAATTAATATTCCTCCAATGCCTTTAGAATTACGTTTAATTATAGTAGGTAATCGTGATAAATTAGCTGATTTTTATAATCTTGAACCTAAATTAAATAATCAATCAATTTACGGAGAATATGAAGATTTTTTAGAATTAAATGAAATTAATGATATGTCTCATTGGTGTAGTTATATTAATACCTTTATTAAAGAAAAGAAATTACCTTTTTTAGAATCTAAAGCTTGGTCAATTTTATTAATTAATGCCATACGATATACTGGTGATAAAAAAATTTTACCATTATCTTTACAATGGATTAATAAACAACTCATAGAAGCTTCATTATATACTAAAAAAGACATTATTACAGCTGAATCTTTAAAACATTCAACAAATTTACGTATATGGCGTGAAAGTTATTTTAAAGAATGTATACAAAATGAAATTAATTGGAATTATATTTTTATTAAAACAGAAGGTAAGATAATTGGTCAAATTAATGGACTTTCTATATTAGATTACCCAGGTTATCCATATAGTATCGGTGTACCATTACGTATAAGTTGTGTAATATATTTTGGTAATAGTGAATTTATTGATGTAGAACGTCAAGTAGAATTAGGTGGTAATTTACATGCAAAAAGTATAATGATTATACAATCTTTTTTACTTTCTGAATTAAATTTAAATTATGCTTTACCTTTTTCTTTTTCAATTGTGTTTGAACAATCTTATGGTGAAGTAGATGGAGATAGTGCTTCATTAGCTATATTATGTGTTTTAATTAGTGCTTTATCACAGAAACCTATTTCACAACAAATAGCAGTTACTGGTTCTATTGATCAATTTGGGAATGTACAATTAATTGATGGTATTAATGAAAAAATTGAAAGTTTTTTTGAAATTTGTTTACGTAGAGGATTAACTGGTAATCAGGGTGTTATTTTACCAACAGCTAATGTACGTCATTTATGTTTAAATAAAGATATAGTTTATGCAGTACGTAACAAAAAATTTCATTTATGGACTGTTAATACTGTTTCAGAGGCATTAAAAATATTAACTGGATATTCTTATTCTAATAAAGAACAACCAAATTTATTAATGATGATAAAAAAACGTATTTCTAAAATAAATTATCCGGAAAAATATTATTGGTCATGGTTATTTCGTTGGTTTAATTAA
- the corC gene encoding Magnesium and cobalt efflux protein CorC yields MNDNYSSSNNYPKKGFFTLILNQLFHGEPKNRNDLVELIRDSEQNDLIDLDTRDMLEGVMDITEQRVRDIMIPRSQMITLKYNQKLETCLDIIIKSAHSRFPVISEDKDHIKGILMAKDLLSFMRKNYESFNINKILRPVTIVPESKRVDQMLKEFRLQRYHMALIIDEFGGISGLVTIEDILELIVGKIEDEYDNKKDFYIRQINKNIYTVHALLLIEDFNKFFHTNFNNDEVDTIGGLVMQAFGRLPTRGEIIEIEEFIFKITIADSRRIIQVHINIPDNFPIPKLEKIISHE; encoded by the coding sequence ATGAATGATAACTATTCATCTAGTAATAATTATCCTAAAAAAGGATTTTTTACTTTAATTCTTAATCAATTGTTTCATGGTGAACCAAAAAACCGTAATGATCTTGTAGAATTAATACGTGATTCTGAACAAAATGATTTAATTGATTTAGATACTAGAGATATGCTAGAAGGTGTAATGGATATCACTGAACAACGTGTACGTGATATTATGATTCCACGTTCTCAAATGATAACCTTAAAATATAATCAAAAACTTGAAACTTGTTTAGATATAATAATAAAATCAGCTCATTCAAGATTTCCAGTTATTAGTGAAGATAAAGATCATATTAAAGGAATATTAATGGCTAAAGATCTTTTATCATTTATGAGAAAAAATTATGAATCATTTAATATTAATAAAATTCTAAGACCAGTAACAATAGTTCCAGAAAGTAAACGTGTTGATCAAATGTTAAAAGAATTTCGTTTACAACGATATCATATGGCATTAATTATTGATGAATTTGGTGGTATATCTGGATTAGTAACTATTGAAGATATTTTAGAATTAATTGTAGGAAAAATAGAAGATGAATATGATAATAAAAAAGATTTTTATATTAGACAAATAAATAAAAATATTTATACTGTACATGCATTATTATTAATCGAAGATTTTAATAAATTTTTTCATACTAATTTTAATAATGATGAAGTAGATACTATTGGTGGGTTAGTTATGCAAGCATTTGGTCGTTTACCTACACGTGGAGAAATTATTGAAATAGAAGAATTTATATTTAAAATTACAATAGCTGATAGTCGACGTATTATTCAAGTTCATATAAATATTCCAGATAATTTTCCAATTCCTAAATTAGAAAAAATAATTTCACATGAATAA
- the fabA gene encoding 3-hydroxydecanoyl-[acyl-carrier-protein] dehydratase, producing the protein MIDKCCFYTKKDLEASSQKKLFGISGPPLPSGKMLMLDRIIKITENGGKYNKGYIEAELDINPKLWFFKYHFIDDPVMPGCLGLDAMWQLVGFYLGWLGGKGKGRALGVGEVKFIGQILPTVKKITYHIHFKRIIIRKLIIGLADGIVFIDSKIIYIANNLRVGLFKDITFF; encoded by the coding sequence ATGATAGATAAATGTTGTTTTTATACAAAAAAAGATCTTGAAGCATCTAGTCAAAAAAAACTTTTTGGTATTAGTGGTCCACCTTTACCATCAGGTAAAATGTTAATGCTTGATCGTATAATAAAAATAACTGAAAATGGAGGTAAATATAATAAAGGATATATAGAAGCAGAATTAGATATTAATCCAAAATTATGGTTTTTTAAATATCATTTTATTGATGATCCTGTTATGCCAGGATGTTTAGGTCTTGATGCAATGTGGCAATTAGTAGGTTTTTATTTAGGATGGTTAGGTGGGAAAGGAAAAGGTAGAGCACTTGGTGTAGGTGAAGTTAAATTTATTGGTCAAATTTTACCTACAGTTAAAAAAATAACTTATCACATTCATTTTAAACGTATTATAATTCGTAAATTAATAATAGGTTTAGCTGATGGTATAGTTTTTATAGATAGTAAAATTATTTATATTGCAAATAATTTAAGAGTTGGTTTATTTAAAGATATTACTTTTTTTTAA
- the deoD gene encoding Purine nucleoside phosphorylase DeoD-type — translation MTTPHINAQKKDFSDIALMPGDPLRAKYIAEKFLNNIRKINNIRGMLGFIGTYKNRRISIMSHGIGIPSCSIYVRELITKFGVKKIIRVGSCGAVCDHIKLFDIIIGMGACTDSKINRIRFKDNDYAAIADFDMICNAVYVAKKQNISVQVGNIFSTDLFYNSDKELLKIMRKYGILGVEMEAAGIYGIIAELNKKFSCKALTICTVSDHIFRHESITAIERQTNFDKMILIALESILLDKII, via the coding sequence ATGACAACACCACATATTAATGCTCAAAAAAAAGATTTTTCTGACATTGCATTAATGCCAGGAGATCCATTACGTGCAAAATATATTGCTGAAAAATTTTTAAATAATATAAGAAAAATAAATAATATTCGTGGTATGTTAGGTTTTATCGGTACTTATAAAAATCGTCGTATTTCTATAATGAGTCATGGAATTGGAATACCATCTTGTTCTATTTACGTACGAGAATTAATTACAAAATTTGGAGTAAAAAAAATTATTCGTGTAGGATCTTGTGGTGCAGTATGTGATCATATAAAATTATTTGATATAATAATTGGTATGGGTGCGTGTACTGATTCTAAAATAAATCGTATCCGATTTAAAGATAATGATTATGCCGCTATAGCTGATTTTGATATGATATGCAATGCAGTATATGTAGCTAAAAAACAAAATATTTCAGTACAAGTAGGTAATATATTTTCAACAGATTTATTTTATAATTCAGATAAAGAATTACTTAAAATAATGAGAAAATATGGTATTTTAGGAGTAGAAATGGAAGCAGCTGGAATTTATGGAATCATAGCAGAACTTAATAAAAAATTTTCATGTAAAGCATTAACTATATGTACAGTTTCTGATCATATTTTTCGTCATGAATCAATTACTGCAATTGAACGTCAAACTAATTTTGATAAAATGATTCTAATTGCATTAGAATCAATTTTATTAGATAAAATAATTTAA
- the fldA gene encoding Flavodoxin-1, whose amino-acid sequence MSIIGIFFGSDTGNTEKNAKIIHKIFNTQCKEGISKIYDISQSTKEDIENFNILILGIPTWYYGEAQCDWDDFFPVLKKINFNNKLVALFGCGDQEDYSEYFCDAMGILWNIIKPLGATLIGTWPKKGYSFEESKGLIDHENFLGLVLDDDRQPELTYKRILIWTTQLIHDLNL is encoded by the coding sequence ATGTCTATAATTGGTATATTTTTTGGAAGTGATACTGGTAATACTGAAAAGAATGCTAAAATTATTCATAAAATTTTTAATACACAATGTAAAGAAGGAATATCTAAAATTTATGATATTTCTCAAAGTACTAAAGAAGATATAGAAAATTTTAATATTTTAATTTTAGGTATTCCAACTTGGTATTATGGTGAAGCGCAATGTGATTGGGATGATTTTTTTCCTGTTTTAAAAAAGATTAATTTTAATAATAAATTAGTTGCATTATTTGGTTGTGGTGATCAAGAAGATTATTCAGAATATTTTTGTGATGCAATGGGTATACTTTGGAACATTATTAAACCATTAGGAGCTACCTTGATTGGAACCTGGCCTAAAAAAGGATATTCTTTTGAAGAATCAAAAGGTTTAATAGATCATGAAAATTTTTTGGGATTAGTGTTAGATGATGATCGTCAACCAGAATTAACTTATAAACGTATTTTAATTTGGACCACACAGTTAATTCATGATTTAAATTTATAA